The Streptomyces sp. NBC_00510 genomic interval AAGGGCTGTCGGCACCGCCGCCACCCACGCACAGGCCCGCTGACCTGCACGAATGCAACACCGGGCACGGGAGGTCACCGTAGGGGACCGCATAGGGGGAACTGTAGGGAGCACTGCAGGGGCGACAGACACCCCGCCACGCCGCCCACAACCACTCCGAGCAGCCATCCATTGACGCGATAATTGCGTCACGGCATCTTCCTTTCATGCTGTACCCCACGCCTTCCCTCAGCCGTGACGACGAGCGTGTCCTCGCCTCCATCGACGAGATGCGCTCGGCCCTGCGTGACCAGGTGCGTTCCATGCCGTCCCGGCAGGTCCAGCGCCTGCGTACGTTTCTGACCGCCGATGCTGTGGCGGCGTCCAACTCCATCGAGGGTTTCAAGGTCGCCACCGTGGACGTGGAAGACCTGATAGAGGGCGAGCGGGACGTGGAGGTCTCCGAGGAGAACCGGGAGGAGACCCTCGCTCTGCACCGGATGATGACCTACATCCACACGCTGCACGACTCGGCCGACTTCACCTACAGCAAGAGCTTTCTCAACGCCCTGCACTGGATGCTCCAAGGGCACCGCCACACCCCACGCAAACCTGCCGGACAGTGGCGTCGCGGCCCCGTCTACGTCACCGACGCCCGCGACCCGAGTATCGCCGCCTACACCGCCCCCGACGCCGAAGCAGTCCCCGCGCTCATGCAGGAACTGGTCGACTGGCTGGGCACCGATGACGCCACCCACTCCCTGGTCCGGGCCGCCATGGCGCACCTGCATCTGGTGTCCATTCACCCGTGGGCCGACGGCAACGGCCGGATGTCCCGCTCGCTGCAAACCTTGTTGATCGCGCGGGAAGGGGTCTTGGCTCCGGAGTTCTCCTCCATCGAGGCGTGGCTCGGACGGCCGGGCAATACCTGGGAGTACTACCGGGAACTCGCCCGCCGCGGCCCCCAGTACCTGCCCGACCAGGACGTCGCCGGCTGGATCCGCTTCAACCTGACCGCCTATCACCAGCAGGCCCAGACAGTACAGGGCCGGCTGACCCGGGCCGGAAAGGTCTGGGAGGAACTCGCCGACTTCGCCCAGCACGCCGGCCTCGACGAACGCACCATCACCGCCCTCCACCACGTCGCCATGGCGGGACGAGTACGCCGCTCCCGCTACGAAAGCGCCGAAGGCCTCAGCCTGCAACAGGCCCAGCGCGACCTGCGCGACCTGGTCACCGCCCAGGTCCTCACCCCCGTCGGCCGCACCCGAGCCCGCTACTACACCGCCGGCGACCGCTTCCCGCAACAGGCACTGGACATCTCCGCCACCCCCATGACCCTCACCGACCCCTACACCCCCACCGGCTGAACCGCCGCGCCGGGAACCCGCCCCACCGATCGGGCTCCCTCAACCGCGGCAAGCCCACACGGCGGCGACACAGCAACGCCGGCCGGCCTTGAGGGTGCCGGCCCTGCTGTCGCGCGGGCGTGTTTCGGGCGTTCCTGGCGTGCGCGTGCGCCGATAGCGGCATGCGCTGCTCTACGGTCGGCCAGTGCTGGTTGCTTACCGCTTCACCAGGTGGGCGGGGTCGATGTCCAGGGGGAACGGCTCGGTGACCGCCGTGGTCTGGCCGGCTGGGACCAGCCGGTCGGCGTAGGCGCCGTGCTCAAGGTGCCCGAGGTACAGCCGCGGAGCGGGCTCCAGTTCCAGGCGCCAGTAGTGCTCGATACCCGCTGCCGCATACAGAGCGGGCTTCATCTTCCGGTCCGCGACGCGGGTGGAGGGAGAGGCGATCTCCACGACGGCGATGACGTCCTGGGCATGCACGGTCACACCGGACAGGTCCACGCCCTCGTCCACGACGGCCAGGTCCGGGATCATCAGGCCGTCCGGTACGAGAACGTTGATGGCGTCGAAGACCAGCACCGGCGCTTTCGCGGTCTCAGCGGCCTGTTCCAGCAGCACGTGAAGGCGGTGGGAGGCCCACTGATGCGCAAGGCCTGGCGCGGGGCTCATCATCAGCGCGCCCCCGACCAGCTCGATCCGGTTCCGCGGGTCCTCGGGCAGGGCCAGGACATCGTCCACGGTCCACGGCCCGTAATGGTCAGCGGCGGCAACGCTCACGCTCCCCTTCACCTCCTCGGCTTGCCGTGCCCTCAGTGTGGCCCAGCACGAAGGCGGCGGTCGAGCCGCCCGCGCGCAGGGAGCCCGGGCGGCTGAGCCGGGCAGGAGGTTCACGGGGCCGCCTGGCGAGCCGCTTGGTAGGCGTCCCACAACGGCCGCACGACCGTGCACCCGCGGGCGCCCCCATCCCGGCAGGTGGGGCATGAGGTGGCATGGTCCAGCCACGCCCGGTATGCCGCCTGGACCGCCTGGTTCACCCGGGTCACACGGACCCGGACCACAGCGCCGGGCCCCGAGCCGGTGTCCAGCCAGCGCTCGGTGAAGCCGGACTCCCCCATGACCAGCCCCCTCCACCTCTCCGGGTCCCGCAGCCGGGCTGCCACGGCGACACCACCATTTGTTCAATTAACTGTAGCACTCTGGTATCGATACGTCTCGCAACATATCTCAAACTGCCGCGTCATCTGGACATCTCTACCGTCTTGACCATGGAGTTTGGTCCTGACGATGAGATCGACGCCGACGGCCCGGTAACCCCCTACCGGCAACTGGCCGGGATCCTCACGGCCCGCATCGCCCGCGGCGACTGGGAACCCAACCGCGCCATCCCCTCCGAGCAACGCCTGGTACAGGAGTACGGACTCGCCCGCTCCACCGTGCGCCGCGCCATCGCCGTCCTGGCAGCCGACGGACTGGTCTTCACCGTGCCCCAACGCGGCACCTTCGTCACCCCACCGCAGTAACCACAGCGAATACCCCCGTCTCGCTGCCCCTGTCCCGCGACCCCACCCAAGACCGGGTCCGCGAGACCTGGGCGCATGCCCATGCACCGCGCTTGCCGCCCGGCCTCCAGCACAGGCCTACCGTCCGGGACCGCGCGCAGCGGCACACGGGGCGCCGGCTGCAGCGTCCCGCTCTCACCAGTCCGGGCATCGGGGGGTCCGTCGGCGGACGACGGGGGTCAGAGCCTGAGCCTGCCTGCTCCCCGGACGGCGCGCGTCGCCTTTCGGCGCGGGAATCTCTTCCTCTCCGCCATCGTGCAGCCTCGCACGCAGCAACCGCGACCCGTCATGGCGTCAGAATCAGAGTCAGGGACAGCCAGTGGAGCGGTGAGGTTCCAAAAGTGCTGGCGACCTGCGGTGGTGAGCAGATTCGTGCTCCTCACCGGTGACATGTCGTCACTCACCGACTGCAGGTGATGCCGGATTGTGATCTTTCACCCCCCTTTTCGGTGAGCAAATCGGTGAGTGCCACCGGGCTTCATGGATGACATCACCCACGTCCACCAAGCCCGGGAGCCCACATGACCACCGCTGTGCATCCGCCTGCCACCGTCACCGAAGCCGGCACCACTGGGCCGGGCATGCCCGGCCCCCCGTACCGAGGGCAGCCGGACCACGCCCTGCGGCCCGCGTTCAGCCCGGACACCGGCCCCAGCCCCACCCGCGCCCCACGCCTGGGGCCACCGCGAGACAGACGCCCGTCGGCCGACGGCTCGTGGGAGCCTGGCCCCTCCCCCCTGCGGGACAGGCCCAGGCCGACTGGCAATGCCCGGCCGGCACAGACCCCCACGGCCCGGCATACCGCGGCCCCCACCCGCCTCGAGCAGCGCGAGCAGACAGGCCCCGCAGCCACCACGGGGCACCACGTCACGGGCACAGCCGCACCGGCACCCGACGCCGGCACAGCCGGCCGGACGGCCACACATCACCGCGCCCCTGGGCGTGCAGCACAGCCGCTGCCCCCGCCGGGTGCGGACGCCGCTGCTACCGGTCCGGCCACACCCGCAGGGCCAGGTGACGGCCAGTGAGGAAGCTACCCACCCGGCCTCCACGGTTCGTCGCCGTGGACAACCGCGCCGTCGACGACCAGCGCCTGAGCGTCCTGGACATCGGACTACTCACCATGGCGCTGCGCCTGCCCGACGGCGCGGACTTCACCATCGCCGCCCTGGCCCAGACCCGCAAACCCGGCCGCGAAGCTCTCACCAAAGCCATGCGGAACCTCGTGGCATACGGCTACATCGTCAAACTCAAGATCCAGGACGCCGCCGACGGCACCTGGCGCACCGAATTCTCCGTCGCCGGACTCCCCCACCGCCAAGAAAACATCCACCACCTCCTGGCCCAAGTCGCCGGGACACGCGCCGTGCGCGTCGAGCCGGCCTGGCTCGACCCCCGCAACCACCACACCCCAGCCCCCACCCCACCCGAGCCGACGCCGCCGCAACCAGCCCCCGCAGACTCCCCCGCCGCACAGACCGCCACCCACCCGATCACGACAGGCTTCCCCGTCCCGGTCACAACGGGGTCTCCTGACCCGGACGCCACCAGCGACAACACCGAAGACGCGCAGGCCGGACCGAGTGACGGGTTCCCGACAGTCGGTAAACCGGCAGTCGGCGACCCGACGATCGGTGAACCGGCCGCCGGTCAGCCGACCACCGGAAACCCGTCGGCTAAAGAACCAAGACTGAACAAGCAAGACGGAAAGAACTCCTCTCTCTCCTCCCCGCCCATCACACCCCAACCTCCGACCGCCCCGGCACCGAAGAGAGAGACCACCACCCCAACCGGACAAGCACCCCCAGCCGACCCACCGGGACAGGCACCCCCGACCGGCCCACCGCCCGCAACGCCCCCACCTCCACGCCCCACCGGCGACGACCCACGCAATGCCGGCACCAGTGCGCCCGCACCAGCACGACCGGCACCCGGCAGCCCGCAACCAGCCCCTCCCGCCCCACACAGTCACACCCCCGGCACCGCCAACCCCGCCACGCCCGCACCAACAAGACCAACACCGGCCGGCCCGCAAACAGCCCCTCCCGCCCGGCACGGTCACACCCCCGGCACCGCCAACCCCGCCGCGCCCGCACCAACAAGACCAACACCGGCCGGCCCGCAAACAGCCGCTCCCGCCCGGCACGGTCACACCCCCGGCACCGCCAACCCCGCCGCGCCCGCAGGGTCACCGCCGGGCGGTCCGCGAGCAGTCGCTGCCGCCCGGATCGCCGACGCCTGGACCACCGCCCGCCACCACCACGGCCACCCCGTCCCCGCTCTGGCCCCAGGCCGCATCGCCCACACCGCCGAAGCACTCCTGGCCACCGGCATCCAAGAACAGCACCTGACCCAGGCAGCCATCGCCATGGCCCGCAAACCCACCTGGTACGACCTCAAACGCCACCTTCAACACTGGACACCCCCCACCACCCCACACCCCGCCACACGACCCGCACACCCCACCTACTGCGGACAATGCGACCACGGCTGGACCACCGACCCCGACGGCCGCGCCCGCAAATGCCCCTGCCGCACCCAAGCACAACCATGACCCACCAACACCCACGCACCCCCGCCACCGGCAAACCCCCGCCAGCGCCGAACCCCACCCCTCACCACAGACCAACAACCGCCGTCCAGGCACTCCCGCTTGCCGACGCGGCGCCTCGGCCCGAGCTCAAGCAGAACCGCTACACCGCCAACGACCCCGCCCCTGCGCAAAACGCACCCAACCCCCTTGCGCAACACCGCCAAGAAGGACGCCATGCGCAACCCCGACGACCCCGGCTCCCCCGCCCATTGCGCATCCCAGGACCCACCCCTACACCCCAATGCGCAACCCCAACCCGACCCGCCACCCACCCCCATGCGCAACGGCACCCAGCCACCCTCGAAACCGACCTCATCGTTGCGCCCGCGCGATCACCTGGCCCTGCGACTGCCGGCGCGGCCGGAACGAGCAGTGCCACACCGGCCGGGCTGGTCACGCCCCGGCCAGGGCCGCTGCGGCATCCAGCGCCCGGTGCCAGGGATAGTCGGCGGGCTTTCCGGTTCCGGGCTGGTTCGGGACGAAGCCGCCGTCGCCGTAGAGCACGGTCACGCCCATCGCCCGCAGCTTCGCGACGCTTTCCTCGAACTGGTGGTGCTGCACATAGGCCGCGTTCACACAGGGCATCGCCACGATCGGGATGCCCTTGCCGATGCCTTCGGCGGCCACCCCCACCACGAAGTGATGCGTGAGCCCCAGTGCCCAGGAGTTCACCGAGTTGAACGTGGCCGGCGCGAAGATAATGACGTCGGCCGACGGCCAGACATCCGGCTCGCCGGGCCGCTTGTACCGCGACCGCACGGGAT includes:
- a CDS encoding Fic family protein → MLYPTPSLSRDDERVLASIDEMRSALRDQVRSMPSRQVQRLRTFLTADAVAASNSIEGFKVATVDVEDLIEGERDVEVSEENREETLALHRMMTYIHTLHDSADFTYSKSFLNALHWMLQGHRHTPRKPAGQWRRGPVYVTDARDPSIAAYTAPDAEAVPALMQELVDWLGTDDATHSLVRAAMAHLHLVSIHPWADGNGRMSRSLQTLLIAREGVLAPEFSSIEAWLGRPGNTWEYYRELARRGPQYLPDQDVAGWIRFNLTAYHQQAQTVQGRLTRAGKVWEELADFAQHAGLDERTITALHHVAMAGRVRRSRYESAEGLSLQQAQRDLRDLVTAQVLTPVGRTRARYYTAGDRFPQQALDISATPMTLTDPYTPTG
- a CDS encoding winged helix-turn-helix domain-containing protein; the protein is MEFGPDDEIDADGPVTPYRQLAGILTARIARGDWEPNRAIPSEQRLVQEYGLARSTVRRAIAVLAADGLVFTVPQRGTFVTPPQ
- a CDS encoding Uma2 family endonuclease; amino-acid sequence: MSVAAADHYGPWTVDDVLALPEDPRNRIELVGGALMMSPAPGLAHQWASHRLHVLLEQAAETAKAPVLVFDAINVLVPDGLMIPDLAVVDEGVDLSGVTVHAQDVIAVVEIASPSTRVADRKMKPALYAAAGIEHYWRLELEPAPRLYLGHLEHGAYADRLVPAGQTTAVTEPFPLDIDPAHLVKR